The Flavobacterium faecale genome has a segment encoding these proteins:
- a CDS encoding asparagine synthetase B: MGLKSTSILILILVSFSVKASFILLPMDDTTQQNHLKAYGITFWCLEKKYKASWLLNYRGGSFLLPDASDIRKECQVRGVSFEILSDADTNSILNEIASPSQNMETVVLEKAPKIAVYTPKGKQPWDDAVTLVLTYAEIPFTPIYDEEVLSDQLIMYDWLHLHHEDFSGQYGKFYASFKSTPWYIEQKKSAEEMAAKLGYSKVSQEKGAVAKKIRDFVIGGGFMFAMCSATDSFDIALTADGVDICEPMFDGDPSEANYQSKLIFANSFAFKDFTLERRPEKYEFSDIDMTETRRVPMDKDYFTLMQFSAKWDAIPSMLCQNHTQLVKGFMGQTTAFDASLIKSNVLVMGTCELNGEARYIHGEKGKGMFTFFSGHDPEDYQHQVGDPPTVLDLHPNSPGYRLILNNVLFPAARKKKQKT, translated from the coding sequence ATGGGTTTAAAAAGCACAAGCATTTTAATATTAATTCTGGTATCCTTTTCGGTAAAAGCATCTTTTATTTTACTCCCAATGGATGATACTACACAGCAAAACCACCTCAAAGCATACGGTATTACCTTTTGGTGTTTAGAAAAAAAATACAAGGCAAGTTGGTTACTCAACTATCGTGGTGGTTCTTTTTTATTGCCAGATGCGTCTGATATTCGAAAGGAATGTCAAGTAAGAGGAGTAAGTTTTGAAATACTATCTGATGCTGATACAAATTCGATATTAAACGAAATTGCCAGCCCATCTCAAAATATGGAAACGGTTGTATTAGAAAAAGCGCCAAAAATTGCTGTATATACCCCGAAAGGCAAACAACCTTGGGATGATGCAGTAACGTTAGTACTTACCTATGCCGAAATTCCGTTTACGCCCATATATGATGAAGAAGTTTTGAGTGATCAATTGATTATGTACGACTGGTTACACCTGCATCATGAAGATTTTTCGGGACAATACGGAAAATTTTATGCTTCTTTTAAAAGTACGCCTTGGTATATTGAACAAAAAAAGAGTGCTGAAGAAATGGCTGCAAAGTTAGGCTACAGCAAAGTATCGCAGGAAAAGGGCGCAGTAGCAAAAAAAATTAGAGATTTTGTAATCGGTGGTGGTTTTATGTTTGCGATGTGTTCTGCTACCGATAGCTTTGATATTGCTTTAACTGCTGATGGTGTAGATATTTGTGAACCAATGTTTGACGGAGATCCATCAGAGGCTAATTACCAATCCAAGCTAATTTTTGCAAATTCGTTTGCTTTCAAGGATTTTACTTTAGAAAGAAGACCTGAGAAATATGAATTTTCAGATATCGATATGACAGAAACCAGACGTGTGCCCATGGATAAAGATTATTTTACCTTGATGCAGTTTTCTGCAAAATGGGATGCTATTCCGAGTATGTTATGTCAGAATCACACACAGTTGGTCAAAGGATTTATGGGACAAACTACAGCTTTTGATGCTAGTTTGATTAAATCGAACGTCCTTGTCATGGGAACTTGTGAGCTCAACGGTGAGGCACGCTACATTCATGGTGAGAAAGGGAAAGGTATGTTCACCTTTTTTAGTGGTCACGACCCCGAGGATTATCAGCATCAAGTAGGTGATCCACCAACGGTATTGGATCTACATCCTAACTCTCCTGGATATCGTTTAATCCTTAATAATGTATTGTTTCCTGCTGCTCGTAAAAAGAAACAAAAAACATAA